The Metabacillus schmidteae genome includes a region encoding these proteins:
- a CDS encoding DUF2935 domain-containing protein translates to MKTFEQAAAFEHQFWLQVLGDHARFILESLAVMESKDIEKAKRYRDVFDTLLKKSREQSNLTTLTLEAEEYVKEFREFKLSIIRRHVSGEIKIHLTPTFINHMVNELEEYLLVLSYLKRKEAPPIFHELHHHLLWLLDAAGHAGAISDELDATEKKLKRKSDEYVKEFEEFYLKAVELSGYLRANIDSFPALTRMNKEVQLEIELFRGFLAEVEEMELNKEMLSTFSPLMADHMMREECYYLMKLAESAQTKMPSCNPTKPRI, encoded by the coding sequence ATGAAAACATTTGAACAAGCTGCAGCATTTGAACATCAATTTTGGTTACAGGTGCTCGGTGACCATGCAAGATTTATTCTGGAATCACTGGCAGTAATGGAATCGAAGGATATTGAAAAAGCAAAGCGATATAGAGATGTTTTTGATACCTTACTAAAAAAATCTAGAGAACAATCTAACCTGACAACTTTAACCTTAGAAGCAGAAGAATATGTGAAGGAGTTTCGTGAGTTTAAGCTATCTATTATTAGAAGACATGTTTCAGGGGAAATAAAGATTCATCTTACTCCTACTTTCATCAATCATATGGTAAATGAGCTTGAAGAGTATTTACTCGTTCTTTCATATTTAAAAAGAAAGGAGGCGCCACCGATCTTTCATGAGTTGCACCATCACTTATTATGGCTATTAGATGCGGCAGGTCATGCAGGAGCTATTTCTGATGAATTAGATGCAACAGAAAAAAAGCTTAAACGTAAAAGCGATGAATATGTAAAGGAATTTGAAGAGTTTTATTTAAAAGCAGTTGAATTATCAGGATATTTACGAGCTAATATCGATTCTTTTCCAGCGTTAACAAGAATGAATAAGGAGGTACAACTTGAAATTGAGTTATTTCGAGGGTTTTTAGCTGAAGTGGAAGAAATGGAGCTAAACAAGGAGATGCTTAGTACGTTTTCACCTCTAATGGCAGATCATATGATGAGAGAAGAATGTTATTACTTAATGAAGTTAGCAGAGTCAGCTCAGACTAAAATGCCATCTTGTAATCCGACAAAGCCAAGAATATAA
- a CDS encoding DMT family transporter — protein sequence MDWFMLILAGLCEVAGVAAIARFNEKKNLLNGLFLALGFGTSFLLLTLALETISMGTAYAVWTGIGTAGSALFGILFLKEPADWKRVLFIAMIISATVGLKFLPS from the coding sequence ATGGATTGGTTTATGCTGATTTTAGCAGGACTCTGTGAAGTAGCAGGTGTTGCTGCAATTGCCCGTTTTAATGAGAAAAAGAATCTTTTAAACGGATTATTCCTTGCCTTAGGATTTGGAACGAGTTTTTTGTTGTTAACTTTAGCGTTAGAAACCATTTCAATGGGAACAGCATATGCGGTTTGGACGGGGATTGGAACAGCTGGCAGTGCACTGTTTGGTATCCTGTTTTTAAAAGAACCTGCAGATTGGAAACGTGTCTTGTTTATTGCTATGATCATATCCGCGACGGTTGGGTTAAAGTTTTTACCGTCTTAA
- a CDS encoding DMT family transporter: MNKYWFLVYISTFFEVSWVTGLKHASTGLEWAGTVICIIVSFYLLITATKKLPISTVYAVFTGLGAAGTVIVELVLFSNEVNWLKLLLCAILIAGVVGLKMVTTENGQPVKGEN; the protein is encoded by the coding sequence ATGAATAAGTATTGGTTTCTTGTTTATATATCGACATTTTTCGAGGTTAGTTGGGTAACAGGGTTGAAGCATGCATCAACTGGATTGGAATGGGCTGGTACGGTGATATGTATTATTGTGAGTTTTTATTTATTAATTACTGCAACAAAGAAACTTCCAATCAGTACTGTATATGCAGTATTTACTGGTTTGGGAGCTGCAGGCACGGTCATTGTTGAACTCGTCCTTTTTTCGAATGAGGTAAACTGGTTGAAACTTTTATTGTGTGCGATTCTTATTGCAGGTGTTGTTGGTCTAAAAATGGTCACGACTGAAAATGGCCAGCCTGTGAAAGGAGAGAATTAA
- a CDS encoding TetR/AcrR family transcriptional regulator: protein MSASNIKHAALIQFAQNGYDGTSLATIANDVGIKKQSIYAHFKGKDELYLSILEDVIMDERRYIQDYVSSQTTLPIHDRLYQFLAEYSERCETHASSKFLLRNGFLPPSHLHELMMQKVYNYLDDIEQLFLQYLEKQQTFFTVPLEEVVISFIGLIDSLQIELLYSGTDRFQRRLHASWNIFWRGISAFKEE from the coding sequence ATGTCTGCTTCAAACATTAAACATGCTGCATTGATTCAATTTGCACAAAATGGTTATGATGGCACATCTCTTGCTACAATTGCCAATGATGTGGGGATAAAAAAGCAATCCATCTATGCCCATTTTAAAGGTAAAGATGAACTGTATTTAAGTATATTAGAAGATGTAATCATGGATGAAAGGCGCTATATACAAGATTATGTTTCCTCTCAAACCACATTACCTATACACGATAGGCTCTATCAGTTTTTAGCGGAATATAGTGAGCGATGTGAAACACATGCTTCCTCAAAGTTTTTATTGCGTAATGGGTTTCTTCCTCCTTCGCACTTGCATGAGCTGATGATGCAGAAGGTATACAACTATTTAGATGATATCGAACAACTCTTTCTACAGTATTTAGAGAAGCAACAAACATTTTTTACTGTACCGCTCGAAGAGGTAGTGATTTCCTTTATTGGTCTTATTGATTCATTGCAGATTGAACTTCTTTATAGTGGAACAGATCGATTTCAACGGAGACTTCATGCCTCATGGAACATTTTTTGGAGAGGCATTTCAGCTTTTAAGGAGGAATAA
- a CDS encoding D-alanyl-D-alanine carboxypeptidase family protein, which yields MKKFYLKYVLIAFVICSFILPKTIKAETETTANLEKEHLHLYSEAVILVDAESGQILYEKNSKEKLPPASITKIATAIYAIEKGNINDLVTVSENARNVDGTRVYLEAGEKVPLKKLIQGLIINSGNDAGVAIAEHLSGSVEQFAEDFNEFLQQEVGVQNTHFSNPHGLYETEHLTTAEDMAKITQYAIQNQTFRDIFQTSELKWDGETWDTTLINHHEMVRDKEYEGITGGKNGFVQEAGFTLVTTAERENISLIAVTLNSMYSEQSYEDTTALFNYGFEHFETDQVLRNEKYTDGFEHSYLVTEDTSFTKRQGETIEKDVSPSGDLIVKGEDQRIITEVELDQVENKEKNEQMKSEIVTNEDVVNQKREEYHLSIIVPIAVVTGLFVSLLFYFQIRKV from the coding sequence ATGAAAAAATTCTACCTTAAGTATGTTCTGATAGCTTTCGTCATATGCTCATTTATATTGCCGAAAACCATTAAAGCTGAGACAGAGACAACTGCTAACCTCGAGAAAGAACATCTACACCTTTATAGTGAGGCAGTTATATTGGTTGATGCAGAGTCAGGTCAAATACTATATGAAAAAAATAGTAAAGAAAAACTCCCGCCTGCAAGCATAACGAAAATTGCAACAGCTATTTATGCGATAGAAAAAGGGAATATAAATGATCTTGTGACTGTTAGTGAGAATGCAAGAAATGTGGATGGAACTCGAGTTTACTTAGAAGCAGGTGAAAAGGTTCCATTAAAAAAGTTAATTCAAGGCTTGATCATTAATTCCGGAAATGATGCAGGAGTTGCGATTGCTGAACACCTTAGTGGTTCTGTTGAACAATTTGCGGAAGATTTTAATGAATTTTTACAACAAGAAGTGGGGGTGCAAAATACTCATTTCTCAAATCCGCATGGGCTCTATGAAACAGAGCATTTGACTACAGCAGAGGACATGGCCAAAATCACGCAATATGCGATACAAAATCAAACGTTTAGAGACATTTTTCAAACGAGTGAATTAAAATGGGACGGTGAGACCTGGGATACAACTCTTATCAATCATCATGAAATGGTACGCGACAAGGAGTATGAAGGTATCACAGGTGGAAAAAACGGGTTTGTCCAGGAAGCGGGATTTACACTTGTCACAACGGCTGAACGAGAGAATATAAGTTTGATTGCTGTTACGTTAAACTCGATGTACAGTGAACAGTCCTATGAAGACACCACAGCCTTATTCAATTACGGCTTCGAACACTTTGAAACAGATCAGGTCCTAAGAAATGAAAAATATACTGATGGATTCGAACATTCGTACTTAGTAACAGAAGATACCTCATTTACGAAACGACAAGGAGAAACGATTGAAAAAGATGTAAGTCCATCAGGTGATCTTATTGTTAAGGGTGAGGATCAAAGGATTATAACGGAAGTAGAGCTTGATCAAGTTGAGAATAAAGAGAAAAATGAACAGATGAAAAGTGAGATTGTTACAAATGAAGATGTGGTGAACCAAAAGAGAGAGGAATATCATTTGTCTATCATCGTTCCAATAGCCGTGGTCACCGGACTTTTTGTTTCACTTTTATTTTATTTTCAAATTAGAAAAGTCTAA
- the tatA gene encoding twin-arginine translocase TatA/TatE family subunit, giving the protein MNLGFGEILLILFVALLLFGPKKLPELGKAAGKTLREFKNATKGLMDDEEPVNKKNNP; this is encoded by the coding sequence ATGAATTTGGGATTCGGAGAAATCTTACTTATTTTGTTTGTTGCGCTGTTATTATTTGGACCAAAAAAATTACCGGAACTGGGAAAAGCAGCAGGTAAAACGCTTAGAGAATTTAAAAATGCTACAAAGGGTCTTATGGATGATGAAGAGCCTGTGAATAAAAAAAATAATCCATAA
- a CDS encoding potassium channel family protein, whose amino-acid sequence MKKQFAVFGLGRFGGSLVKEFHELGIEVLAIDKSEEKIQQYAAYATHAVRANAIDETILKQLGVRNVDHAFVSFGDDIEASILTSLILKELGIPQVWAKAQNDYHQKVLDKIGVNRVIHPERDMAKRIAHHIISEKMIDYIELSREYSLVEVVATKKLCNKTICDLDIPSKYGCNIVGIQRGEEICVSPSENERISIGDVLLIIGKNKDIIDFEEFGM is encoded by the coding sequence GTGAAGAAGCAATTTGCTGTATTTGGCTTAGGTCGTTTTGGCGGGAGTCTTGTTAAGGAATTCCATGAGCTTGGAATTGAAGTTCTGGCGATCGATAAAAGTGAGGAAAAAATCCAGCAATATGCTGCATATGCTACACATGCAGTAAGGGCAAATGCAATAGATGAAACAATCTTAAAGCAGCTGGGGGTTCGAAATGTCGATCATGCATTCGTTTCGTTTGGTGACGATATTGAAGCGAGCATCTTAACATCTCTCATTCTAAAAGAATTAGGCATTCCACAAGTATGGGCGAAAGCACAAAATGACTACCATCAAAAAGTGTTAGATAAAATTGGTGTGAACCGTGTTATTCACCCTGAGCGAGATATGGCAAAGCGCATCGCCCATCATATAATATCCGAAAAAATGATTGATTATATTGAGCTATCCAGAGAGTACAGTCTTGTGGAAGTTGTTGCAACAAAGAAGCTATGTAACAAGACAATTTGTGATTTAGATATACCTTCTAAATACGGCTGCAATATTGTCGGCATTCAAAGAGGTGAAGAGATTTGTGTATCACCATCGGAAAATGAACGAATTTCTATTGGAGATGTATTACTAATTATTGGTAAAAATAAAGATATTATAGATTTTGAAGAATTCGGTATGTAA
- a CDS encoding TrkH family potassium uptake protein, with product MKKFIKLNPSQLLVIVFVVSITVGTCILKLPFSTYEGIKWIDAIFISTSAMTVTGLATVDPATTFTTFGQFIIAVLIQIGGLGIMSFAVLIYIMIGKKIGLKERLLMQHALNQTSVGGIIKLVKYLFVFSITIELIAMIFLAIRWIPQFGWAQGLFFSFFHSISAFNNAGFALWSDNLIQYVGDPLVNIVISILFIIGGIGFTVLVDVWKKRKFKKLSLHTKLMIIGTFIINTVAMLFIFCLEYSNPNTIGDLTLGDKLWASYFQAVSPRTAGFNTIDIGSMDETTLFFMIILMFIGAGSGSTGGGIKLTTALIIGLATISFLRGKTNIVILRRTINSVFLLKALAISMISIVFVIIGIFLLNITEKDASFIDIMFEVVSAFGTVGLSAGLTGTLTSVGKQLIIFIMILGKLGPLTLMFSLATPSKEKIRYPEEDILTG from the coding sequence ATGAAAAAATTCATTAAGTTGAATCCGTCGCAATTATTGGTTATTGTGTTCGTTGTGTCGATAACAGTTGGAACATGTATTTTAAAGCTACCTTTTTCTACTTATGAAGGAATTAAATGGATAGATGCTATCTTTATTAGCACCTCAGCGATGACGGTAACAGGACTTGCCACAGTTGATCCTGCTACTACCTTTACAACCTTTGGACAATTTATTATTGCAGTACTTATTCAAATTGGCGGTCTTGGGATCATGTCATTTGCGGTTTTAATTTATATTATGATAGGCAAGAAGATTGGACTTAAAGAAAGATTGCTTATGCAACATGCTTTAAATCAAACATCGGTTGGTGGAATTATTAAGCTTGTGAAATACCTATTTGTTTTTTCCATTACGATCGAGCTGATTGCGATGATTTTCCTTGCAATTCGATGGATACCACAATTCGGATGGGCTCAAGGATTGTTTTTTAGCTTTTTTCATTCGATCTCCGCATTTAATAATGCAGGGTTTGCACTTTGGTCAGATAATCTTATCCAATATGTAGGCGATCCTCTGGTGAATATTGTGATTTCTATTTTGTTTATCATTGGTGGAATTGGATTTACCGTTTTAGTTGATGTGTGGAAAAAGAGAAAGTTTAAAAAACTATCTCTTCATACAAAGTTAATGATTATTGGTACTTTTATTATAAATACTGTGGCTATGCTATTTATCTTTTGTTTGGAATATAGTAACCCAAATACAATTGGTGATCTTACATTAGGGGATAAGCTCTGGGCCTCTTATTTCCAAGCTGTTTCACCAAGAACAGCCGGATTTAATACGATTGATATTGGAAGTATGGATGAAACTACATTGTTTTTTATGATTATCCTTATGTTTATCGGAGCAGGAAGTGGATCTACCGGCGGGGGGATTAAATTAACAACTGCCTTAATTATTGGACTCGCAACAATCAGCTTTTTAAGAGGGAAAACTAATATTGTTATATTAAGAAGAACAATTAACTCAGTTTTTCTTCTTAAAGCACTCGCGATCTCAATGATCAGTATTGTATTTGTCATTATTGGTATCTTTCTTTTAAATATAACAGAAAAAGATGCTTCATTTATTGATATTATGTTTGAAGTGGTATCTGCTTTTGGTACTGTTGGTCTGTCTGCAGGACTAACTGGAACACTAACATCTGTTGGAAAACAGCTTATTATTTTTATTATGATCTTAGGAAAACTTGGTCCATTGACCTTGATGTTTTCTTTAGCAACACCTTCAAAAGAGAAAATTCGCTATCCGGAAGAAGATATTTTAACTGGATAA